The proteins below are encoded in one region of Nilaparvata lugens isolate BPH chromosome X, ASM1435652v1, whole genome shotgun sequence:
- the LOC111050499 gene encoding molybdate-anion transporter, with protein sequence MLYLGTIAVLLLITAALMIKMESANSAEKDNTDYRRLQTIFLLAFQLASFSDWLQGPYIYELYHDYGYDEDMIAVLYITGFASSSLFGTLVGYLADKFGRKPLCMAYGILYSICCLTKLSANFYVLMIGRVFGGISTSILFSAFEAWYVNEHVNFFNLPDEWLHLTFSKANIFSGLLAIVAGFVADSLVKLLNLSSVAPFIAAIPFLLISSYCIFSMWTEHTHADSEDDDQCFVLSSLKYMFCEDRMLLLLGFIQSAFESVMYIFIFSWTPVLSSLKPPLGLVFAIFMMAYMLGSRFYNLFTTKRFRPELLLLLTCEFALLCFVIITLLSLCIYFLDWQDVKISTIICYICFILYEVSIGMYYPVIGYLRGRVIQEKYRTSVTNWFRFPMNVFTCLVLVASFGSQSDNGKGFVHGKKFPIIFSTCSILLFAMTVACAIFCRKFSQRYHVKPVVAMENMDPMATLKSIKRSDSIEF encoded by the coding sequence ATGTTGTACTTGGGAACAATAGCAGTTTTACTGCTCATAACTGCAGCCCTTATGATTAAAATGGAATCTGCCAACTCTGCCGAGAAGGATAATACTGATTACAGAAGACTGCAAACCATATTTTTGTTGGCCTTTCAGTTAGCAAGTTTTTCAGACTGGCTACAAGGGCCATATATTTACGAACTATATCACGACTACGGCTACGACGAGGACATGATTGCCGTCCTCTACATAACTGGATTTGCTTCGAGCTCTCTGTTTGGAACACTTGTTGGCTATCTTGCTGACAAATTCGGACGAAAACCACTGTGCATGGCGTACGGCATTCTCTACTCGATATGCTGTCTGACCAAGCTGTCAGCTAACTTCTACGTGCTGATGATCGGGAGGGTCTTCGGCGGAATATCGACGTCCATCTTGTTCAGTGCATTCGAAGCGTGGTATGTGAACGAACACgtcaatttcttcaatttgcCCGACGAGTGGCTGCACCTGACATTCAGCAAAGCAAATATCTTTTCAGGGCTGCTGGCTATTGTAGCCGGCTTCGTGGCCGATTCTCTCGTCAAATTGCTGAATCTTAGCTCAGTGGCTCCCTTTATTGCCGCCATTCCCTTCCTACTTATTTCATCCTACTGCATCTTTTCAATGTGGACAGAGCACACTCATGCTGATAGTGAAGATGATGACCAATGCTTTGTTCTCTCCTCCTTGAAATACATGTTCTGTGAGGATAGAATGCTTCTGCTTCTTGGCTTCATCCAGTCCGCTTTTGAATCTGTCatgtatattttcatattttcatggACACCAGTTCTCTCAAGTCTGAAACCGCCTTTGGGTTTGGTCTTTGCAATTTTCATGATGGCTTACATGTTGGGATCCAGATTCTACAATTTGTTCACAACCAAGCGTTTCCGGCCAGAATTACTGTTATTATTAACATGCGAGTTCGCTCTGTTATGTTTTGTTATCATCACGTTACTGTCCTTGTGTATTTATTTTCTAGACTGGCAAGATGTCAAAATATCTACTATCATATGCTACATATGTTTTATACTTTATGAAGTCTCTATTGGCATGTACTATCCCGTTATTGGGTACTTGAGAGGCCGCGTTATCCAGGAAAAATACCGAACCAGTGTTACGAATTGGTTCAGATTCCCAATGAACGTATTCACTTGTCTTGTTTTGGTAGCTTCTTTTGGATCTCAATCTGATAATGGTAAAGGATTTGTACACGGCAAAAAATTCCCCATAATTTTTAGTACTTGCTCGATCCTTCTCTTTGCAATGACAGTTGCTTGCGCTATCTTTTGTCGAAAATTCTCTCAGAGGTATCACGTTAAACCAGTTGTGGCCATGGAAAACATGGATCCCATGGCGACCTTGAAAAGTATAAAGCGATCCGATTCTATTGAGTTTTAA